Proteins found in one candidate division TA06 bacterium genomic segment:
- a CDS encoding NUDIX hydrolase: MNEINLYSFGDNVKVFFNQKKVSLPRWYSDDCVAHWESLLNKGKKYFRGDIFTISDIKHVSQSITMSVELTDYAHFLYTINKNVYEEHDCRVIYTSVLVETADGKFVIGIMGEDTFAPKKLQLFGGGIDKGDIQNNEIDLAHSAKKEIAEELGIDVNDYRTVRQFRPYLFKEGGRSNFYSAVFKLDLLLNQDEVKNNYIKYVKQLSLQGIKPEIESLLFVPRKLDAIEKLASDKREKDENLIPVLKASVGSFPVKEL, encoded by the coding sequence ATGAATGAAATAAACCTGTATTCCTTTGGCGATAATGTTAAAGTATTTTTCAATCAGAAAAAAGTATCATTACCGAGGTGGTATAGTGATGATTGTGTGGCGCATTGGGAATCGTTACTGAACAAGGGTAAAAAGTATTTCAGAGGTGACATATTTACGATCAGTGATATAAAACATGTCAGCCAAAGTATCACGATGTCTGTCGAGCTGACGGATTATGCCCATTTTTTGTACACGATCAATAAAAATGTATACGAAGAGCACGATTGCAGAGTGATTTATACCTCGGTATTGGTAGAAACAGCAGATGGCAAATTCGTGATCGGCATAATGGGCGAGGACACATTTGCTCCGAAGAAACTGCAATTGTTCGGCGGCGGCATAGATAAAGGTGATATTCAAAACAATGAGATCGATCTGGCGCATAGTGCAAAAAAGGAAATAGCCGAAGAACTTGGCATAGATGTGAACGATTACAGAACGGTAAGGCAATTCAGGCCTTATTTGTTTAAAGAAGGGGGCCGGTCAAATTTCTATTCCGCTGTTTTTAAGCTAGATCTACTGCTTAATCAAGATGAAGTGAAGAATAATTATATAAAATATGTCAAGCAGTTGAGCCTGCAAGGAATCAAACCGGAAATAGAATCATTGTTGTTCGTGCCGAGGAAGCTGGATGCCATTGAGAAGCTTGCTTCAGATAAACGTGAAAAAGATGAAAATTTAATCCCGGTGTTAAAGGCATCTGTGGGATCGTTCCCTGTAAAAGAACTTTAA
- a CDS encoding phosphatidylglycerophosphatase A produces MKNTKSNYFVKALASAGFTGHCPIAPGTAGSLVGLVIWWFGADLNIWLQLSFIITLFFLGVWAATLAEKDWGHDAGRIVIDEVLGMWVTLWLVPKGFALYAIGFMLFRAFDIIKPLGARQSQKLPGGWGVMVDDLLAGIYANVVLQVVFRVFHLGHLIK; encoded by the coding sequence ATGAAAAATACAAAAAGCAATTATTTTGTCAAAGCTCTGGCCTCGGCCGGATTTACCGGACATTGTCCCATTGCCCCCGGCACCGCCGGAAGCCTGGTGGGGCTTGTCATCTGGTGGTTCGGGGCGGACCTGAACATCTGGCTGCAGCTTTCCTTCATCATCACGCTTTTCTTTCTGGGGGTCTGGGCCGCCACCCTGGCCGAGAAGGACTGGGGGCATGATGCGGGCAGGATAGTGATCGACGAAGTGCTGGGAATGTGGGTGACGCTGTGGTTGGTTCCCAAGGGCTTTGCGCTCTATGCCATAGGCTTTATGCTGTTCCGGGCATTCGATATCATCAAACCATTGGGGGCCAGACAGTCTCAAAAGCTGCCCGGCGGCTGGGGCGTGATGGTGGATGACCTGTTGGCCGGGATTTATGCCAACGTTGTCCTGCAGGTTGTTTTTAGGGTATTCCACCTTGGCCATTTGATTAAATAA
- the pgsA gene encoding CDP-diacylglycerol--glycerol-3-phosphate 3-phosphatidyltransferase produces MNLPNKLTLGRALVSPVFMALLLYDNVYSRYAALAVFLLASLTDLLDGYLARRNGQQTGFGKIMDPIADKLLIAVALVAFVALKLSSVWMVMVIIVREFLIMGLRTVVAYRGHIMESSILAKLKTSSQMLAVLAVLVFICYRDTLAAGGTYIPEYQLANYISALDGLIFLAMLLTVVSGLDYLIKSRWLILGLFKGNM; encoded by the coding sequence ATGAACCTACCAAACAAACTGACCCTGGGCCGGGCGCTGGTCAGCCCGGTGTTCATGGCTTTGCTGCTGTACGACAACGTCTACAGCCGGTATGCGGCGCTGGCGGTATTTTTGCTGGCCTCGCTGACCGACCTGCTGGACGGCTACCTGGCCCGGCGCAACGGCCAGCAGACCGGCTTCGGCAAGATCATGGATCCCATCGCCGACAAGCTGCTGATAGCTGTGGCCCTGGTGGCCTTTGTGGCCCTGAAGCTGTCCAGCGTCTGGATGGTGATGGTGATCATCGTCCGGGAGTTCCTGATCATGGGCCTAAGGACCGTGGTGGCCTACCGGGGACACATCATGGAATCAAGTATTTTGGCCAAGCTTAAGACCTCCAGCCAGATGCTGGCGGTGCTGGCGGTGCTGGTTTTCATCTGTTACCGGGATACCCTGGCCGCCGGCGGGACATATATTCCTGAATACCAGCTGGCGAATTATATTTCGGCGCTTGACGGATTGATCTTTTTGGCCATGCTGCTGACGGTGGTCTCGGGGCTGGATTACCTGATAAAAAGCCGGTGGCTTATTTTGGGTTTGTTCAAAGGAAATATGTAA
- a CDS encoding tetratricopeptide repeat protein codes for MPYKPGYKKNIYWIVAEDRLYPYQLRRRQAEVLVLAGNWQRARGLTEENLKAAALGRRPDLEAESKILLARILADQGQYQAALPLALEALEHQMSAENIRGQCEALLALAEAYKQLGEYQEVMGHCQKAVELAQAEGNADLLARALRNIGIISLRQGKYSAAKEYFEKDLAISQYLGDLQGQARANGNLGLVYDYQGDRQQAILCQQKKLDICRSIGDKQGLAYANMSMGVVYFNLSQMDEARPLFQRSLELSKELGDIRNISLACGNLSAIYNETGDYKKALEYSRQQLLGAEQTKDKYNQLFALGSLGAIYKRMKQVIRAEECFDRAINLCRETGQQHDLAINLYDKAVLCYSQGINSEAEKLNGEALEIATAINARNVLFPARLLMAKLEAKKEPEKGLAQLQSMLKQSQDYEEMAPLNLELFKLTGEQAYKKTALSLFNLLNSKSARMEYREALDELRER; via the coding sequence ATGCCGTACAAACCTGGATATAAAAAAAACATATACTGGATCGTGGCCGAAGACAGGCTTTATCCCTATCAGTTGCGCCGCCGGCAGGCCGAGGTCCTTGTTCTGGCAGGGAACTGGCAGCGGGCCCGGGGATTGACGGAAGAGAACCTTAAGGCAGCCGCCTTGGGCCGCCGGCCTGACCTGGAGGCAGAGAGCAAGATCTTACTGGCCAGGATACTGGCCGACCAGGGACAGTATCAGGCCGCTCTGCCGCTGGCCCTGGAGGCCCTGGAACATCAGATGTCAGCGGAAAACATCCGGGGACAGTGCGAGGCCCTGCTGGCTCTGGCCGAAGCCTACAAACAATTGGGGGAATATCAGGAGGTTATGGGCCACTGCCAAAAAGCGGTTGAGCTGGCCCAGGCCGAAGGGAACGCTGATCTGCTGGCCCGGGCCTTGCGTAACATAGGCATCATCTCCCTGCGCCAGGGCAAATATTCCGCGGCCAAGGAATACTTTGAGAAGGATCTGGCCATCAGTCAGTACCTGGGGGATCTGCAAGGCCAGGCCAGGGCCAACGGCAATCTGGGATTGGTCTATGACTATCAGGGAGACAGACAGCAAGCTATATTATGCCAGCAGAAAAAACTCGACATCTGCAGAAGTATCGGGGACAAACAGGGTTTGGCCTATGCCAATATGAGCATGGGGGTGGTCTATTTCAATCTATCCCAGATGGATGAGGCCCGGCCGTTATTCCAAAGGTCCCTGGAACTGTCGAAGGAACTGGGAGACATCAGGAACATAAGTCTGGCCTGCGGCAATTTGAGCGCCATTTACAACGAAACCGGTGATTATAAAAAGGCCTTGGAATATTCCCGGCAGCAGCTTTTGGGCGCCGAGCAGACAAAGGACAAATACAACCAGCTTTTTGCCCTGGGCAGCCTGGGTGCGATCTATAAAAGGATGAAGCAGGTGATCAGGGCCGAAGAATGTTTTGATCGGGCCATAAATCTATGCCGGGAGACCGGGCAACAGCACGACCTGGCCATCAACCTTTACGACAAAGCCGTTCTCTGTTACTCCCAGGGGATCAACTCCGAAGCGGAAAAACTTAACGGCGAAGCGTTGGAGATAGCCACGGCCATCAACGCCAGGAATGTCCTGTTTCCGGCCCGGCTGCTAATGGCCAAACTGGAGGCAAAAAAGGAACCGGAAAAAGGGCTGGCACAGCTGCAGTCGATGCTCAAACAAAGCCAGGATTACGAGGAGATGGCGCCTTTAAACCTGGAACTGTTCAAATTGACCGGCGAACAGGCATATAAAAAAACGGCGCTTTCGCTGTTTAATCTGCTCAACAGCAAAAGCGCCAGGATGGAATACCGGGAGGCCTTGGATGAATTAAGGGAGAGGTAA
- a CDS encoding 2-oxoacid:acceptor oxidoreductase family protein, translating to MHQGIRISGFGGQGVISAGILLAQAGLLEDKHVSWFPAYGAEMRGGTANCSVVISSDEVATPVVSRPETVIVMNEPSLAKFEPLVKPGGLMIINSSLVNSKPKRTDIKVVYVECNKIAEELGTTKIANMVALGAFSGATGAVSIEAIAKALTKVFKRAKPEIIELNVKALKKGAEAAR from the coding sequence ATGCATCAGGGAATTAGAATCTCCGGATTCGGCGGCCAGGGAGTGATCTCGGCCGGGATCCTTTTGGCCCAGGCCGGCCTGCTGGAAGACAAGCACGTCTCCTGGTTCCCGGCCTACGGAGCCGAGATGCGCGGCGGCACCGCCAACTGCTCGGTGGTGATCTCCTCCGACGAAGTGGCCACCCCGGTGGTCTCCCGGCCCGAGACGGTTATCGTTATGAACGAGCCCAGCCTGGCCAAGTTCGAGCCGCTGGTGAAGCCGGGCGGGCTGATGATCATCAACAGCTCGCTGGTCAACTCCAAGCCCAAGCGCACCGACATCAAAGTCGTTTATGTGGAGTGCAACAAGATAGCCGAAGAGCTGGGCACCACCAAGATCGCCAACATGGTGGCCCTGGGAGCCTTCTCCGGTGCGACCGGGGCTGTGTCCATCGAGGCCATCGCCAAGGCTCTGACCAAGGTCTTCAAGCGGGCCAAGCCGGAGATCATTGAGCTCAACGTCAAGGCCCTGAAGAAGGGGGCCGAGGCGGCCAGGTAA
- a CDS encoding 2-oxoglutarate oxidoreductase, translating to MELLNKKPAGLVDMKMHYCPGCGHGIVHRLVAESMDELGIRERTVGVAPVGCSVFADSYFNCDMIQGPHGRGPAIATGIKRSKPECIVFSYQGDGDLASIGMGETIHSAARSENITIIFINNAIYGMTGGQMAPTTLVGQKASTCPAGRDTKVNGFPIKVCELLTPLEGAIYLERTSIHNAQHVIKTKKAIKKAFQNQIDGKGFSMVEVLSTCPTNWGMTPLDGAKFVAEKMMPLYPLGVFRSPEKEGGAN from the coding sequence ATGGAACTGCTGAATAAAAAACCGGCCGGCCTGGTCGACATGAAAATGCACTATTGCCCGGGCTGCGGGCACGGCATCGTCCACCGGCTGGTGGCCGAATCCATGGATGAGCTGGGAATAAGGGAAAGAACGGTGGGCGTGGCCCCGGTGGGCTGCTCAGTTTTCGCCGATTCATATTTCAACTGCGACATGATCCAGGGTCCCCACGGCCGCGGCCCGGCCATCGCCACCGGCATCAAGCGCTCCAAGCCGGAGTGCATAGTGTTTTCCTATCAGGGCGACGGCGATCTGGCCTCAATCGGCATGGGCGAGACCATCCACTCGGCGGCCCGTTCCGAGAACATCACCATCATCTTCATCAACAACGCCATCTATGGCATGACCGGCGGCCAGATGGCCCCCACCACTTTGGTGGGACAGAAAGCCTCCACCTGTCCGGCGGGCCGCGACACCAAGGTAAATGGGTTTCCCATCAAGGTCTGCGAGCTTCTGACCCCGCTGGAAGGCGCCATCTACCTGGAGCGGACCTCCATCCACAACGCCCAGCATGTGATTAAAACCAAGAAGGCCATCAAAAAGGCCTTTCAGAACCAGATCGATGGCAAGGGCTTTTCTATGGTGGAGGTGCTCTCTACCTGTCCCACCAACTGGGGGATGACCCCGCTGGACGGGGCCAAATTCGTGGCTGAAAAAATGATGCCCCTGTACCCGCTGGGGGTGTTCCGTTCACCGGAAAAGGAAGGAGGTGCCAACTGA